Genomic window (Microbacterium oxydans):
CACGCGCGGCAGCCGGACCTCGAGGACGGCATAGACCGTGTTCTCTTCGCCGCGCCCCTGCAGAGCCTCCCAGAGCGCGGCCGGCGCGGTGGCCCGATCGCCGAGGCTGAGGGCGATCACGCATGCCAGCAGGAGGAGCACGGCCGTCGTCACCACCGCGATCACGACGCGGCGACGGGGGCGCGGGCGGGGCAGGATCGCGCGGATGCCCGGGGTGATCGCGGCGGTCATCGGGCGAGTCCCTTGCTGCGCGTCCGCCAGGTCAGCCAGATGAAGAACGGGGTGCCGAGGATCGCCGTGACCACGCCGACCTGCAGTTCGGACGGGCGCACGATCAGTCGGCCGATGATGTCTGCGGACAGCAGGAGGAGCGGCCCGAGCACGGCCGAGAGGACCAGCATCCGACGCACGTCGTTCCCCACGAGCGCGCGTGCCATGTGCGGGATGACCAGGCCGACGAACGCGATGGGGCCGGCCAGGGCCACGGCCGTGCCGGAGAGGAGGACCACGGCCGCTCCCGTCGAGATCCGCGTGCGCAGCACGTTGACGCCGAGGGCGGAGGCCGTGTCGTCACCGAGTGCGAGGGTGTTCAGCGAGCCGGACACGGATGCCGCGACGACGGCGCCGACCGCGGCGATCAGCGCGGCAGGGACGAGGGTCTGCGGGTCGGGGATGCTCAGTGCCCCAACGACCCAGAACCGGTACTGGTCCATGGTCGAGGCGCTCAGCAGCACGGTCGCCGACACGACGGCCCCGAGGAACGCCGTCAGGGCCATGCCGGCCAGGGTCATGTTGGCCGGCGTCAGGCCCTCCGGCGAACGGCGTGCGAAGGTGTAGACGGCGACGGTCGCGAGCGCCGCGCCCACCAGCGCGAGCAGGACGCGGGGCGTGCCGGCGCCCAACCCGAGGAACGCACCACCGACGACGACGGCGACGGCCGCACCCGACGAGATGCCCAGCAAACCGGGGTCGGCGAGCGGGTTCCGGGTCACGGACTGCGCCAATGCGCCGGCGACACCGAGTGCGGCGCCCACGAGCAGGCCCAGGAGGGTACGCGGCAGCCGGAGCTCCCAGATCACGGCGGCCGCGACCGGGTCGTGGCCGAACAGC
Coding sequences:
- a CDS encoding FecCD family ABC transporter permease yields the protein MSTAPRTRTRRAPLTILVGAGVALLVVVVLLSLLIGSRVLSPVETFGGLFGHDPVAAAVIWELRLPRTLLGLLVGAALGVAGALAQSVTRNPLADPGLLGISSGAAVAVVVGGAFLGLGAGTPRVLLALVGAALATVAVYTFARRSPEGLTPANMTLAGMALTAFLGAVVSATVLLSASTMDQYRFWVVGALSIPDPQTLVPAALIAAVGAVVAASVSGSLNTLALGDDTASALGVNVLRTRISTGAAVVLLSGTAVALAGPIAFVGLVIPHMARALVGNDVRRMLVLSAVLGPLLLLSADIIGRLIVRPSELQVGVVTAILGTPFFIWLTWRTRSKGLAR